In Erythrobacter litoralis HTCC2594, a single genomic region encodes these proteins:
- a CDS encoding alpha-galactosidase — translation MTVEITSEFVTLRAGGTLIVLAASKGGRARMVYAGPDLQSASPEDLVALAARQHAPGGPEQPIAPSLLNCIGTGHPSPPGLLAHSRSQHWALDPRVAGVKVSAPGQVTILTRDEPSGLMVGHSIALCEASGVANFATALSTNTDTDFALEWCSALCLPLDPRFSRLTSFTGKWAREFQTEELAPIRGSFLRENRAGRTSHDSYPGFYCGTDTTGEGHGVAAAFHLAWNGNHRLRLDRLADETFSLQAGELLLPGEITITKGMSYVTPTLLASFSDEGYGAATRGLHRWLRANRLKPDLPRPVHYNTWEAVYFDQTPGRLFALAKQAAEVGAERFVLDDGWFGARRNDRAGLGDWHVSDAIYPDGLKPLADHVRSLGMEFGLWFEPEMVNPDSDLYRAHPDWVLEMDEVEPIASRHQLPVDMTLPVVRDYLFERIDSLVSDLGIAYIKWDMNRDIQHPGGADGRPAAHRNAKAIQLLLDRLREAHPDLVIESCSSGGARADYAMLERTDRVWTSDNNDARARHAIMRGAGYFLPLEVLGNHVGPKTCHITGRRFPMHFRAGTAVFGHMGMELDLAKENDADRAVLAKAIDLYKAHRALIHSGDYYRLETASHINAIGVVSANRDEALYQVAILDQHPAPHPPRLHFAGLGRDRRYRLAIEWPEHHAAEISTFTGSALMDYGLQLPQSLPDTCLIYHLKEER, via the coding sequence ATGACCGTCGAAATCACCAGTGAGTTCGTGACCTTGCGCGCAGGCGGCACGCTGATCGTTCTGGCGGCGTCGAAGGGCGGGCGCGCAAGAATGGTTTACGCCGGGCCGGACCTGCAAAGCGCGTCGCCCGAAGATCTGGTCGCGCTGGCCGCGAGGCAGCATGCACCGGGAGGCCCCGAACAGCCGATCGCGCCCTCGCTGCTCAATTGCATCGGAACCGGCCATCCTTCGCCGCCCGGGCTCCTCGCACATTCCCGAAGCCAACACTGGGCGCTCGATCCGCGTGTCGCAGGGGTGAAAGTAAGTGCGCCGGGACAGGTCACGATCCTGACCCGCGACGAGCCGTCGGGCCTGATGGTGGGGCACTCGATCGCGCTGTGCGAGGCAAGCGGTGTCGCCAACTTCGCAACCGCGCTGTCGACCAATACCGACACCGACTTCGCGCTCGAATGGTGCAGCGCGCTGTGCCTGCCGCTCGACCCGCGCTTCTCGCGCCTCACCAGCTTCACCGGCAAGTGGGCGAGGGAATTCCAGACCGAAGAGCTTGCGCCGATCCGCGGTTCCTTCCTGCGCGAGAATCGCGCCGGGCGGACCAGTCATGACAGCTATCCCGGCTTCTACTGCGGCACCGATACGACCGGTGAGGGGCATGGCGTTGCCGCCGCCTTTCATCTGGCGTGGAATGGCAACCATCGCCTGCGGCTCGACCGGCTGGCGGACGAGACGTTCTCGCTTCAGGCTGGCGAATTGCTGCTGCCGGGCGAGATCACCATCACCAAGGGCATGAGCTATGTCACGCCGACGTTGCTTGCGAGCTTTTCCGATGAGGGATACGGCGCGGCGACCCGCGGTCTGCATCGCTGGCTGCGCGCCAATCGCCTAAAGCCCGACCTTCCCCGACCGGTGCATTACAATACGTGGGAAGCGGTCTATTTCGACCAAACGCCCGGGAGGCTGTTTGCGCTGGCCAAGCAGGCGGCCGAGGTCGGTGCCGAACGCTTCGTGCTCGACGATGGCTGGTTCGGCGCGCGGCGCAACGACCGCGCAGGGCTCGGCGACTGGCACGTGTCGGACGCGATCTATCCCGATGGGCTTAAACCGCTCGCCGATCATGTCCGCAGCCTCGGCATGGAATTCGGCCTGTGGTTCGAGCCCGAGATGGTCAATCCCGACAGCGATCTCTACCGCGCCCATCCCGATTGGGTGCTCGAGATGGATGAGGTCGAACCGATCGCCTCGCGCCACCAATTACCGGTCGACATGACCCTGCCCGTGGTGCGCGATTACCTGTTCGAGCGTATCGACAGTCTCGTGAGCGACCTCGGTATCGCCTACATCAAGTGGGACATGAACCGCGACATCCAGCATCCGGGCGGCGCGGACGGCAGGCCTGCGGCGCATCGCAATGCCAAGGCGATCCAGCTGCTGCTCGACCGGCTGCGCGAGGCGCATCCCGATCTGGTGATCGAAAGCTGTTCCAGCGGGGGCGCGCGCGCCGACTATGCCATGCTCGAACGAACCGACCGCGTCTGGACCAGCGACAACAACGATGCCCGCGCGCGCCACGCGATCATGCGCGGGGCCGGCTATTTCCTGCCGCTCGAAGTGCTCGGCAACCATGTCGGTCCGAAGACCTGTCACATCACCGGGCGGCGCTTTCCAATGCATTTCCGCGCCGGGACCGCCGTGTTCGGTCACATGGGAATGGAACTGGACCTTGCGAAAGAGAACGACGCCGACCGCGCGGTGCTGGCGAAGGCGATCGACCTCTACAAGGCCCATCGCGCGCTGATCCATTCGGGCGATTATTACCGGTTGGAAACTGCCAGCCATATCAATGCGATCGGCGTCGTTTCTGCCAATCGCGATGAGGCGCTTTATCAGGTTGCGATACTCGACCAGCACCCTGCCCCGCATCCGCCCAGATTGCATTTTGCGGGCCTGGGTAGAGACCGACGCTATCGTCTCGCTATCGAATGGCCGGAACACCATGCGGCCGAGATATCGACCTTTACGGGATCGGCGCTGATGGACTACGGGCTGCAACTTCCGCAGTCGCTGCCAGACACCTGCCTGATCTATCACCTGAAAGAAGAGCGTTGA
- a CDS encoding sodium:solute symporter family transporter produces the protein MDNLIQVTVFVGLMALLAAMTWRKVAAARAASHASADREIFLAGGGLSWFFVAGAITLTNLSTDQLVGMNGNQMLLLAWWELAGFVGLLLLAFVFVPIYYRNNCTTITQLLEQRYEGGSIRTVISGLFLLGNFAIYLPAVIYSGALFMQTLFGVEASIVTVAAVFAVVGAAYAILGGLRAVAVLDTYAGVGILLLALVVVFLAMQAVGWDITTGVPEERLTMIGSLDSPIPFHTLFTGMLFIQIFYWSTNQNITQKALAAPNVKEAQKGVVAAAIIRVLIVPPIVVIPGIVAFKLFGDVDDRAYAMVVGEVLPSWTSGMFAAMIAAAVLTTYSAVMNATITLWSVDFHRRFINPDVDVRRLNRLVGVLAMLVSIALVPIYAGAESIINLLQELNGLLSMPILSAFIAALLFRNMDARAAVAGLVWGFSIYAFHTFYLYVPENFGGVSWYATIGLPWVHYIDVMVFVLFSSVAVALLTNFIVFGNRARLVFFAGDPQPEKA, from the coding sequence ATGGACAATCTGATCCAGGTCACGGTGTTTGTCGGCCTCATGGCCCTGCTGGCGGCGATGACATGGCGCAAGGTCGCTGCTGCACGCGCGGCAAGCCATGCCTCCGCGGACCGCGAAATCTTCCTCGCGGGCGGGGGTCTGAGCTGGTTCTTCGTTGCCGGGGCGATAACGCTGACCAATCTCTCGACCGACCAGCTGGTGGGCATGAACGGCAACCAGATGCTGCTGTTGGCATGGTGGGAACTGGCCGGGTTCGTCGGACTGCTGCTCCTCGCCTTCGTTTTCGTGCCGATCTACTACCGCAACAATTGCACCACCATCACGCAGTTGCTCGAGCAGCGCTACGAGGGCGGGAGCATCCGCACGGTCATTTCGGGCCTGTTCCTGCTCGGCAACTTCGCGATCTACCTGCCGGCGGTGATCTATTCCGGGGCGCTCTTCATGCAGACGCTGTTCGGAGTCGAAGCCTCTATCGTCACGGTCGCGGCGGTGTTCGCGGTGGTTGGTGCGGCCTACGCCATCCTGGGCGGCCTGCGCGCGGTGGCGGTGCTCGATACCTATGCCGGCGTCGGCATCCTGTTGCTGGCGCTGGTGGTGGTGTTCCTGGCCATGCAGGCGGTCGGTTGGGACATTACCACCGGCGTGCCGGAAGAGCGCCTCACGATGATCGGCTCCCTCGACAGCCCGATCCCCTTCCACACGCTGTTCACCGGCATGCTGTTCATCCAGATCTTCTACTGGTCGACCAATCAGAACATCACGCAGAAAGCGCTCGCCGCGCCCAATGTGAAGGAAGCGCAGAAGGGCGTCGTGGCAGCGGCGATCATCCGCGTGCTGATCGTGCCGCCCATCGTCGTCATTCCCGGCATCGTGGCCTTCAAGCTGTTCGGCGATGTCGATGACCGCGCCTATGCCATGGTGGTCGGCGAAGTCTTGCCGAGCTGGACCAGCGGCATGTTCGCGGCGATGATCGCGGCGGCGGTGCTGACGACCTATTCGGCGGTGATGAACGCGACGATCACGCTGTGGTCGGTCGACTTCCACCGCCGCTTCATCAATCCTGATGTCGACGTCAGGCGCCTCAATCGGTTGGTCGGGGTGCTGGCCATGCTGGTATCGATTGCGCTGGTGCCGATCTATGCGGGTGCTGAGAGCATCATCAACCTGTTGCAGGAATTGAACGGATTGCTGTCGATGCCGATCCTCTCGGCTTTCATCGCCGCGCTGTTGTTCCGCAACATGGATGCCCGCGCAGCCGTGGCCGGGCTGGTCTGGGGCTTTTCGATCTACGCCTTCCACACCTTCTACCTTTACGTGCCCGAAAACTTCGGCGGGGTAAGCTGGTATGCGACAATCGGCCTTCCGTGGGTGCACTATATCGACGTGATGGTATTCGTATTGTTCAGCTCTGTCGCCGTGGCCTTGCTGACCAACTTCATCGTCTTTGGAAACCGCGCGCGGCTTGTATTCTTTGCCGGCGATCCCCAGCCTGAGAAGGCATGA
- the truB gene encoding tRNA pseudouridine(55) synthase TruB, with protein sequence MSDLKPAPHGWIILDKPRGLGSTQAVGAVKRNLREGGYAKTKVGHGGTLDPEAEGVLPIALGEATKLAGRMLDASKIYEFTVQFGEETDTLDAEGEITARSDRRPPMAAIAAVLEHFTGEIEQVPPKYSALMVDGKRAYDRARAGEEVELKTRRVTIYDISLSRHPREGGDPANLGDHDESQLDPRLRGGDGVGFLADADLTSTFQTTSGRPDPYDPGAPLELADAITLTAHVSKGTYIRSLARDIARALGTVGHVTYLRRIKAGPFAEFQAISLDKLNEIGKGAPLQDLLLPLEAGLDDIPALTLDSDSAQAVRQGRVLSELPQTDGLYLAKLDDVPVALVELSGGTARVVRGFNLPDVAE encoded by the coding sequence ATGAGCGACCTCAAACCCGCCCCCCACGGCTGGATCATCCTCGACAAACCGCGCGGGCTCGGCTCGACGCAGGCGGTGGGGGCGGTGAAGCGAAACTTGCGCGAGGGCGGTTACGCCAAGACCAAGGTGGGGCACGGCGGGACGCTCGATCCCGAAGCCGAAGGGGTGCTGCCGATTGCTTTGGGGGAGGCCACCAAGCTCGCCGGGCGGATGCTCGATGCGTCGAAGATCTACGAATTCACCGTCCAGTTCGGCGAGGAGACCGACACGCTCGATGCCGAGGGCGAAATCACCGCTCGCTCGGATCGCCGACCGCCGATGGCGGCAATCGCAGCGGTGCTGGAGCATTTCACCGGCGAAATCGAGCAAGTCCCGCCCAAATATTCCGCGCTGATGGTCGATGGCAAGCGCGCCTACGACCGGGCGCGGGCTGGCGAAGAGGTGGAACTGAAGACGCGGCGTGTAACCATCTACGATATTTCTTTATCCCGTCATCCCCGCGAAGGCGGGGATCCAGCTAACCTTGGTGACCACGACGAAAGTCAGCTGGACCCCCGCCTTCGCGGGGGTGACGGCGTGGGGTTTTTGGCGGATGCGGACTTAACTTCCACCTTCCAGACCACCAGCGGCCGCCCCGATCCCTACGACCCCGGCGCACCGCTGGAACTGGCCGATGCCATCACGCTGACGGCACATGTCTCGAAGGGCACCTATATCCGCAGTCTGGCACGGGATATCGCGCGGGCCCTTGGAACCGTCGGCCACGTTACCTATCTACGTCGCATCAAGGCGGGGCCCTTCGCTGAATTCCAGGCGATTTCGCTGGACAAACTCAACGAGATCGGTAAGGGCGCGCCACTTCAAGACCTCCTCCTGCCGCTCGAGGCGGGGCTGGACGACATCCCGGCTCTGACACTCGATTCTGACAGCGCGCAGGCGGTCCGCCAGGGCCGGGTCCTGTCAGAGCTGCCCCAGACCGACGGGCTTTACCTTGCGAAGCTGGACGATGTGCCGGTCGCGCTGGTGGAACTCAGCGGTGGTACGGCCAGGGTCGTGCGGGGTTTCAACCTTCCCGATGTCGCTGAGTAA
- the rpsO gene encoding 30S ribosomal protein S15: MSVDAETKTKIIKDNARDKNDTGSPEVQVAILTTRIKNLTEHFKDHHKDNHSRRGLLQMVNKRRSLLAYLKKKDVERYNALIQKLGLRK; encoded by the coding sequence ATGTCGGTAGACGCCGAAACGAAAACCAAGATCATCAAGGACAACGCCCGCGACAAGAACGACACGGGCAGCCCGGAAGTCCAGGTCGCGATCCTGACAACGCGGATCAAGAACCTGACCGAGCACTTCAAGGATCACCACAAGGACAATCACTCGCGTCGTGGTCTGCTCCAGATGGTCAACAAGCGTCGCAGCCTGCTCGCCTATCTCAAGAAGAAAGACGTCGAGCGCTACAACGCCCTGATCCAGAAGCTGGGTCTTCGTAAATAA
- the pnp gene encoding polyribonucleotide nucleotidyltransferase yields MFDKKTVSIEWGGKTLTLETGQIARQADGAVLATYGETVVLCAVTAARSVKEGQDFFPLTVHYQEKFSAAGRIPGGFFKREGRATEKETLTSRLIDRPVRPLFPEGFYNEINVIAQVLSYDGETEPDIVAMIAASAALTISGLPFMGPIGAARVGFTNDGEYVLNPSVVDALGEDGNLDLVVAATQDAVMMVESEAKELTEEQMLGAVMFAHEESRKVIGAIIDLAEQAAKDPWELDPVEDKSAALEKLRGVIGDDLAKAYKITNKAQRQDAVNAARTKAREHYSDLEESDPAEYMGRLKLVKKLESDIVRKAILKDGQRIDGRKTDEVRPIEAMVGLLPRTHGSALFTRGETQAICTTTLGTKDSEQMIDGLEGLSYSNFMLHYNFPPYSVGEVGRFGFTSRRETGHGKLAFRALRPVLPDNEEFPYTIRVLSDITESNGSSSMATVCGGSLSMMDAGVPLKRPVSGIAMGLILEGDDFTVLSDILGDEDHLGDMDFKVAGSEEGITSLQMDIKVAGITQEIMTKALEQAKAGRAHILGKMTEALGSSRGEVSKHAPRIETMQIDKSKIRDVIGTGGKVIREIVAETGAKVDIDDEGVIKISSSNADEIEAARKWIEGIVEEAEVGKIYNGKVVNIVDFGAFVNFMGGKDGLVHVSEMKNERVEKPTDVVSEGQEVKVKVLEIDQRGKVRLSMRVVDQETGEELEDTRPPREPRGDRGPRSGGGDRRGGRGGPRRGGGGGGGGGRDRGGRDGGNDGGGEAHVPDFLKD; encoded by the coding sequence ATGTTCGACAAGAAAACCGTATCGATTGAATGGGGCGGAAAAACCCTCACTCTCGAAACCGGCCAGATTGCCCGTCAGGCTGACGGTGCCGTGCTGGCCACCTATGGCGAAACCGTGGTGCTGTGCGCCGTGACCGCCGCCCGGAGCGTCAAGGAAGGGCAGGACTTCTTCCCGCTGACCGTCCACTACCAGGAAAAATTCTCCGCTGCTGGCCGTATCCCCGGCGGCTTCTTCAAGCGCGAAGGCCGCGCGACGGAGAAGGAAACGCTGACCTCGCGCCTGATCGATCGCCCCGTGCGGCCGCTGTTCCCGGAAGGGTTCTACAACGAAATCAACGTGATCGCGCAGGTCCTCAGCTATGACGGCGAAACCGAGCCTGACATTGTCGCGATGATTGCCGCTTCGGCTGCGCTGACGATCTCCGGCCTGCCTTTCATGGGCCCGATCGGCGCCGCGCGCGTCGGCTTCACCAATGACGGCGAATACGTCCTCAACCCGTCCGTCGTCGACGCGCTGGGTGAAGACGGCAATCTCGATCTCGTCGTCGCTGCAACCCAAGACGCGGTGATGATGGTGGAATCCGAAGCCAAGGAACTGACCGAAGAGCAGATGCTCGGCGCCGTCATGTTCGCGCACGAGGAAAGCCGCAAGGTCATCGGTGCGATCATCGATCTGGCCGAACAGGCTGCCAAGGATCCGTGGGAACTCGATCCGGTCGAAGACAAGTCCGCCGCTCTGGAAAAGCTGCGCGGTGTCATCGGCGACGATCTCGCCAAGGCCTACAAGATCACCAACAAGGCTCAGCGTCAGGACGCGGTAAATGCCGCTCGCACCAAGGCGCGCGAGCACTATTCCGATCTCGAAGAGAGCGATCCGGCTGAATACATGGGCCGCCTCAAGCTCGTGAAGAAGCTGGAAAGCGACATCGTGCGCAAGGCGATCCTCAAGGATGGCCAGCGTATCGACGGCCGCAAGACCGACGAAGTCCGCCCGATCGAAGCGATGGTCGGCCTCCTGCCGCGGACGCACGGTTCGGCGCTGTTCACGCGCGGTGAAACGCAGGCAATCTGCACCACCACGCTGGGCACGAAGGACTCCGAGCAGATGATCGACGGGCTGGAAGGCCTTAGCTACAGCAATTTCATGTTGCACTATAACTTCCCGCCCTATTCGGTCGGGGAAGTGGGCCGTTTCGGCTTCACCAGCCGCCGCGAGACCGGCCATGGCAAGCTTGCCTTCCGTGCGCTGCGTCCGGTCCTGCCCGATAACGAGGAATTCCCCTACACCATCCGCGTTCTGTCCGACATCACCGAGTCCAACGGCTCGAGCTCGATGGCGACGGTATGTGGTGGCTCGCTCTCGATGATGGATGCCGGCGTTCCGCTCAAGCGTCCGGTTTCGGGTATTGCGATGGGCCTGATCCTCGAAGGCGATGACTTCACCGTCCTCTCCGACATCCTGGGCGATGAAGATCACCTCGGCGACATGGACTTCAAGGTGGCTGGTTCGGAAGAAGGCATCACCAGCCTCCAGATGGATATCAAGGTGGCCGGCATCACGCAGGAAATCATGACCAAGGCGCTCGAACAGGCGAAGGCCGGTCGTGCGCACATCCTGGGCAAGATGACCGAAGCCCTCGGGTCCTCGCGCGGCGAAGTCTCGAAGCACGCTCCGCGTATCGAGACGATGCAGATCGACAAGTCGAAGATCCGCGATGTCATCGGCACGGGCGGCAAGGTGATCCGCGAGATCGTCGCCGAAACCGGCGCCAAGGTCGACATCGACGACGAGGGCGTGATCAAGATCAGCTCTTCCAACGCCGACGAGATCGAAGCGGCACGCAAGTGGATCGAAGGCATCGTCGAAGAGGCGGAAGTCGGCAAGATCTACAACGGCAAGGTCGTCAACATCGTCGACTTCGGTGCATTCGTGAACTTCATGGGCGGCAAGGACGGTCTCGTCCACGTCAGCGAAATGAAGAACGAGCGCGTCGAGAAGCCGACCGATGTCGTGTCGGAAGGCCAGGAAGTGAAGGTCAAGGTCCTCGAGATCGACCAGCGCGGCAAGGTTCGCCTGTCGATGCGCGTGGTCGACCAGGAAACCGGCGAAGAGCTGGAAGACACCCGCCCGCCACGCGAACCGCGCGGTGATCGTGGCCCGCGTAGCGGCGGTGGCGATCGTCGTGGTGGCCGTGGTGGCCCGCGTCGTGGCGGTGGTGGCGGTGGCGGCGGTGGCCGCGATCGCGGCGGTCGTGACGGCGGCAACGACGGCGGCGGCGAAGCCCATGTGCCGGACTTCCTGAAGGACTGA
- a CDS encoding spermidine synthase — MLERKIIATARVPDGEELQLVSHGRDFMIVFQRNELMSTRMQYSEEQLAEQTMDRLGGNEPRMLIGGYGMGFTLRAALARMGPKGEAVVAELVPEIVEWARGPMAELTGDCLEDPRLDLKLCDVAALIDDAVDGTCEPFDAILLDVDNGPDGIVREENNRLYSRTGLARARDAMKPDGVLAIWSAAPDPAFRKRLKDVRFDVEERFFRARPNNKGPRHTIWFARKPRQAR; from the coding sequence ATGCTCGAACGCAAAATCATCGCCACGGCGCGGGTCCCCGACGGGGAGGAACTGCAGCTTGTCAGCCACGGGCGCGATTTCATGATCGTGTTCCAGCGCAACGAGCTGATGAGCACCCGGATGCAGTATTCGGAGGAACAGCTGGCCGAGCAGACGATGGACCGGCTGGGCGGGAACGAGCCGCGCATGCTGATCGGCGGCTATGGCATGGGCTTCACCCTGCGCGCCGCGCTCGCCCGTATGGGGCCGAAGGGCGAAGCGGTCGTGGCCGAGCTGGTGCCCGAAATCGTCGAATGGGCGAGGGGGCCGATGGCGGAACTGACCGGTGACTGCCTCGAAGATCCGCGGCTCGACCTGAAGCTGTGCGATGTCGCGGCGCTGATCGACGATGCCGTGGACGGCACCTGCGAGCCTTTCGATGCCATCCTGCTCGATGTCGACAATGGTCCGGACGGAATCGTGCGCGAAGAGAACAATCGCCTCTATTCACGCACCGGCCTCGCCAGGGCGCGCGATGCGATGAAGCCGGACGGGGTTCTGGCGATCTGGTCGGCCGCCCCCGATCCGGCATTCCGCAAGCGCCTGAAAGACGTGCGTTTCGATGTCGAGGAGCGCTTCTTCCGCGCTCGCCCCAACAACAAGGGCCCGCGCCATACGATCTGGTTTGCGCGCAAGCCACGCCAGGCCCGATAG
- a CDS encoding DUF481 domain-containing protein has protein sequence MSWTRTLLPLAAGLTATPALAELPDSTRAMIEAAIAKGDPDKVATVIDLAREVHPEDAAELDAIAAQFASQQQALAAEEAAAEEEAIREAGLFDNWTGEGQIGAFRSTGNSSNTGITAGLKLARLGIDWRHKLRGLVDYQRSNGITTREQFLAAYEVNYDLSGDLYAYALAQYERDRFQGFSARYSASGGLGYRVIENESMNLEVKAGPAWRRTERTNGTSSTRIAGLLAADFDWQIADTIAFTQDASAFVQSDNSTFIATTGLEAGLTDAIKARISYTVEHDTDPPPGAIKTDTLTRFTLIYGF, from the coding sequence ATGTCCTGGACACGTACCCTCCTGCCGCTCGCGGCGGGCCTTACCGCAACGCCTGCGCTGGCGGAACTGCCCGACAGCACCCGGGCGATGATCGAGGCTGCGATCGCCAAGGGCGACCCGGACAAGGTCGCCACGGTGATCGATCTGGCGCGCGAAGTGCATCCCGAAGATGCAGCGGAGCTCGATGCCATCGCCGCGCAATTCGCCTCGCAGCAACAGGCACTCGCCGCAGAGGAAGCCGCCGCCGAAGAGGAAGCCATTCGCGAGGCGGGCCTGTTCGACAACTGGACCGGCGAAGGCCAGATCGGGGCGTTTCGCTCGACCGGCAACAGCTCCAACACCGGCATCACCGCAGGGCTGAAACTGGCGCGCTTGGGCATCGACTGGCGGCATAAGCTGCGCGGACTGGTCGATTACCAGCGCAGCAACGGGATCACCACGCGCGAGCAGTTTCTCGCCGCCTACGAAGTCAATTACGACCTCAGCGGCGATCTCTATGCCTATGCGCTCGCGCAATACGAGCGTGACCGGTTCCAGGGCTTCTCGGCGCGCTATTCTGCTTCCGGAGGGCTCGGATACCGTGTGATCGAGAACGAAAGCATGAACCTCGAGGTGAAAGCCGGTCCGGCCTGGCGGCGCACCGAGCGCACCAATGGCACCAGCTCCACGCGGATCGCCGGGCTCCTGGCAGCCGATTTCGACTGGCAGATCGCCGACACCATCGCCTTCACGCAGGATGCGAGCGCTTTCGTGCAGAGCGACAATTCGACTTTCATCGCAACCACGGGGCTGGAAGCGGGCCTCACCGACGCGATCAAGGCGCGAATTTCCTACACGGTCGAGCACGATACCGATCCGCCGCCGGGCGCCATCAAGACCGATACGCTGACGCGCTTCACGCTGATCTACGGTTTCTGA
- a CDS encoding DUF1993 domain-containing protein, translating to MPLSLHAAYVPSALQMLGTANHLLDKTEQWCADEDCDHGKIIGARLIEDMLPFCYQIKSVAEHTAGSIEAIREGIYSPDLNPPPTSFDDLRAKLAKATEVMQALTEDEMESWIGRDMRFEFKDRGMDFTVEDFLLSFSQPNFYFHCTAAYSIARMLGVPIGKMDYMGAVRIKH from the coding sequence ATGCCGCTCAGCCTTCATGCCGCCTATGTCCCTAGCGCCCTGCAAATGCTCGGCACTGCCAACCACTTGCTGGACAAGACCGAGCAATGGTGCGCCGACGAGGACTGCGATCATGGCAAGATTATCGGTGCGCGGCTGATCGAGGACATGCTGCCCTTCTGCTACCAGATCAAAAGCGTGGCCGAGCATACCGCCGGATCGATCGAGGCCATCCGCGAAGGCATTTACAGCCCCGACCTCAATCCGCCGCCGACCAGCTTCGACGATCTGCGGGCCAAGCTCGCCAAGGCGACCGAGGTCATGCAAGCGCTGACCGAGGACGAGATGGAAAGCTGGATCGGGCGCGACATGCGCTTCGAATTCAAGGATCGCGGCATGGACTTTACCGTGGAGGATTTCCTGCTCAGCTTCAGCCAGCCCAATTTCTACTTCCACTGCACCGCCGCCTATTCGATCGCGCGCATGCTGGGCGTCCCCATCGGCAAGATGGACTACATGGGCGCAGTGAGGATCAAGCACTAG
- a CDS encoding GcrA family cell cycle regulator: MSWTEERTATLKKMWESGATASQIAEELGGVSRNAVIGKAHRLGLKSRPSPVKANEKKKAAAKPAAKPAAKKPAAKAAPKPAARPAAPRPAPAPSGNNATPSQPLPNAGKNDLPKIVSVGPGGFLRQGPGDQQAPIPPAPPRRLVPAKPSPEIADKTSLLDLSEKVCRWPMGHPGEPDFHFCGEAVNPGFPYCVEHCGRAYQAQLPRGARRPPPPLPFGGPRVR, from the coding sequence ATGAGTTGGACTGAAGAACGCACCGCGACGCTCAAGAAGATGTGGGAAAGCGGTGCCACGGCAAGCCAGATCGCCGAGGAACTGGGCGGTGTTTCGCGCAATGCGGTGATCGGCAAGGCGCACCGCCTCGGCCTCAAATCGCGCCCTTCCCCGGTCAAGGCCAACGAGAAGAAGAAGGCGGCGGCCAAGCCTGCGGCGAAACCGGCGGCCAAGAAGCCCGCGGCGAAGGCAGCCCCCAAGCCGGCGGCAAGACCCGCTGCGCCGCGCCCCGCCCCTGCGCCCTCCGGCAACAACGCGACGCCGTCACAGCCGCTCCCCAATGCAGGTAAGAACGACCTGCCCAAGATCGTCTCCGTCGGTCCGGGTGGCTTCCTGCGCCAGGGTCCCGGAGACCAGCAGGCCCCGATCCCGCCCGCACCGCCGCGCCGCCTTGTCCCGGCCAAGCCGAGTCCGGAGATTGCCGACAAGACCAGCCTGCTCGACCTCAGCGAAAAGGTCTGTCGCTGGCCAATGGGTCATCCCGGCGAGCCCGACTTCCATTTTTGCGGCGAAGCGGTGAACCCCGGCTTCCCCTATTGCGTCGAACATTGCGGCCGGGCCTATCAGGCGCAGTTGCCGCGCGGCGCGCGCCGCCCCCCACCGCCACTGCCGTTTGGCGGGCCGCGCGTCCGCTGA